The Bos indicus isolate NIAB-ARS_2022 breed Sahiwal x Tharparkar chromosome X, NIAB-ARS_B.indTharparkar_mat_pri_1.0, whole genome shotgun sequence genome has a window encoding:
- the LOC139181203 gene encoding melanoma-associated antigen B3-like, with amino-acid sequence MPWGKKAKLHTCEKRRQAQHGTQDLRGTQVTATTMEALSSSSSPGPGVDAKRKSGARSGNHLKRPRGALVTTTVPAGVSPTRSSKRALGKIGKTRNSSQAPLSNVRSGKHSLTRPANLLVQFLLRMYKTKKPIRKANMLKIIDKKYHNRFLRILKRASDSMEVVFGIDVKKDNTAKHSYVLVSKMNLPRNGIVHRGRGFPKTGLLMNLLGVIFMKGNCATEEDIWDFLGKMNIYAGKRHFLFGEPKKLITQDLVQLKYLEYRQVPGSDPACYELLWGPRAHAETSKMRVLEFLARINRLDPSAFHFWYEEALKDEEERAQASGCPSVPPAVPSTPSEAEANSALRGSRE; translated from the coding sequence ATGCCTTGGGGTAAGAAGGCTAAGCTCCACACCTGTGAGAAACGCCGCCAGGCTCAGCATGGCACCCAGGATCTGAGGGGCACTCAGGTCACTGCCACCACGATGGAAGCACTCTCATCTTCCTCCAGTCCTGGTCCTGGGGTTGATGCTAAGAGAAAGTCCGGTGCTAGGTCTGGTAACCATCTCAAGCGTCCTCGGGGGGCCCTGGTCACCACCACTGTGCCTGCAGGTGTTTCTCCCACAAGATCATCCAAAAGAGCCCTTGGGAAAATTGGGAAAACACGTAATTCCTCTCAGGCCCCTCTCTCCAATGTGCGGTCTGGAAAACACTCACTAACCAGGCCGGCAAATCTGTTGGTGCAGTTCCTGTTACGCATGTATAAGACAAAAAAGCCCATTAGGAAAGCGAATATGCTGAAGATTATTGATAAAAAGTACCACAATCGATTCCTCAGGATCCTCAAAAGAGCTTCTGACAGCATGGAGGTGGTATTTGGTATTGACGTGAAGAAAGACAACACTGCCAAGCATTCTTATGTCCTTGTCAGCAAGATGAATCTCCCCCGCAATGGGATCGTGCACCGTGGCAGGGGTTTTCCCAAGACCGGTCTCCTGATGAATCTCCTGGGTGTGATCTTCATGAAGGGCAACTGTGCCACAGAGGAAGACATCTGGGATTTCCTGGGTAAGATGAATATCTATGCTGGGAAGAGGCATTTCTTATTTGGGGAGCCCAAGAAGCTCATCACCCAAGATTTGGTGCAGCTGAAGTATTTGGAATATCGGCAAGTGCCTGGCAGTGATCCAGCATGCTATGAGCTCCTGTGGGGTCCCAGAGCGCATGCTGAAACAAGCAAGATGAGAGTCCTGGAGTTCCTGGCCAGGATTAACCGTTTGGATCCCAGTGCCTTCCACTTTTGGTATGAAGAGGCTTTGAAAGATGAGGAAGAGAGGGCCCAAGCTAGCGGATGTCCCAGTGTTCCCCCAGCAGTTCCTTCCACACCTAGTGAAGCTGAGGCAAATTCTGCACTTCGTGGCTCAAGAGAGTAG